In one window of Gossypium hirsutum isolate 1008001.06 chromosome A01, Gossypium_hirsutum_v2.1, whole genome shotgun sequence DNA:
- the LOC107917898 gene encoding probable galacturonosyltransferase 12 — MQLHISPSLRHVTVLPGKGVREFIKVKVGSRKVSYRMLFYSLLFFTFLLRFIFVLSTIDSIDGDHPKCSTIGCLGKRIGPRILGRRIESIVPEVIYRILEEPVSKDEVLGKTDVPQTLQEFMSEMKQSRSDAKAFALRLREMIVLLEQRTRTAKIQEYLYRHVASSSIPKQLHCLALKLANEHSNNAAARLQLPSAELVPALVDNSYFHFVLASDNVLAASVVATSLVKNALRPEKFVLHIITDRKTYSPMQAWFSLHPLDPAIIEVKALHQFDWLSKGKVPVLEAMEKDQRVRSQFRGGSSAIVANNTEKPQVIAAKLQALSPKYNSLMNHIRIHLPELFPSLNKVVFLDDDIVIQTDLSPLWDIDMNGKVNGAVETCRGEDSFVMSKRFKSYLNFSHPLIAKNFDPNECAWAYGMNIFDLEAWRKTNISLTYYHWLEENFKSDLSLWQLGTLPPGLIAFYGHVHVIDPFWHMLGLGYQDNTTLADAETAGVIHFNGRAKPWLDIAFPQLRPLWAKYIDFSDKFIKGCHIRAS, encoded by the exons ATGCAGCTTCATATCTCGCCAAGTTTGAGACATGTAACAGTACTTCCAGGGAAAGGTGTTAGAGAATTCATCAAAGTGAAGGTTGGTTCCAGAAAGGTTTCTTATCGGATGCTTTTCTACTCACTTCTCTTCTTCACATTCCTTCTCCGCTTTATCTTTGTTTTGTCAACTATTGATAGCATTGATGGAGACCATCCCaagtgttccaccattg GTTGCTTGGGAAAAAGAATAGGACCAAGGATCTTGGGAAGAAGGATAGAATCAATT GTCCCAGAGGTGATATACCGAATCCTAGAAGAACCAGTAAGCAAAGATGAAGTACTAGGAAAAACTGATGTTCCTCAGACATTACAAGAGTTTATGTCTGAAATGAAACAAAGCAGATCAGATGCAAAAGCCTTTGCTCTAAGGCTTAGAGAAATG ATAGTTCTACTTGAACAAAGAACCAGAACAGCCAAAATTCAAGAATATTTGTATCGCCATGTAGCATCGAGCAGCATACCGAAACAGCTTCATTGCTTAGCACTAAAGCTAGCCAATGAACACTCCAACAATGCAGCCGCTCGCCTCCAACTCCCTTCAGCCGAACTCGTCCCGGCCCTTGTTGATAACTCTTACTTCCACTTTGTCCTTGCCTCAGATAATGTGCTTGCAGCCTCGGTCGTCGCTACATCCCTTGTTAAAAACGCGTTACGCCCCGAAAAATTCGTGCTCCACATTATAACAGATAGGAAAACTTACTCCCCTATGCAGGCCTGGTTCTCATTGCATCCTTTAGACCCTGCTATAATTGAGGTCAAGGCTTTGCATCAATTCGATTGGCTTTCAAAAGGGAAGGTTCCTGTTTTGGAAGCAATGGAAAAAGATCAAAGAGTAAGGTCACAGTTCAGAGGGGGATCATCTGCAATCGTAGCGAATAACACTGAGAAGCCTCAAGTTATCGCCGCGAAACTACAAGCACTCAGTCCTAAGTACAACTCCTTGATGAATCACATTCGGATACATTTACCAGAG TTGTTTCCGAGCCTTAACAAGGTAGTCTTCCTAGACGATGACATCGTGATTCAAACCGATCTTTCACCTCTGTGGGACATCGATATGAATGGAAAAGTTAATGGAGCAGTGGAGACATGTAGGGGTGAAGACTCGTTCGTCATGTCGAAGCGGTTCAAAAGCTATCTCAACTTCTCCCATCCTTTAATTGCAAAGAATTTTGACCCTAACGAATGTGCATGGGCATATGGCATGAACATTTTCGATCTCGAGGCCTGGAGGAAGACAAATATTAGCCTCACATACTATCACTGGCTTGAAGAg AATTTCAAATCAGACCTCAGTTTGTGGCAACTAGGAACATTACCCCCTGGTTTAATAGCATTCTATGGGCATGTTCATGTGATTGATCCATTTTGGCACATGTTGGGATTGGGGTACCAAGATAATACAACATTAGCTGATGCTGAAACAGCTGGGGTCATCCATTTCAATGGCAGAGCAAAGCCTTGGCTCGACATAGCCTTCCCTCAACTCCGACCATTGTGGGCTAAGTACATCGATTTCTCGGATAAGTTCATAAAGGGATGTCATATTAGAGCTTCTTAA
- the LOC107917899 gene encoding uncharacterized protein: MASNFLKLHLQTSKTQIPFSPTHPNYHSHLSFINPNASYNHKFPTLTLHASLISPSTPPSSREEAILQAKTCLSTCLEKPLNNPKLVGKLKKLKQPRFQVEIPLIDDCPSSLAQLALDIFKDMSLKRKGSLVEILVLWPDVRLKEAGIQTFESSSSFSHIEHIDLPSVSKNNRILSPSDVAVFLAPEPSQLALIKAIADSLYPKPLVIFNPKWGSDEDNGFGDLKGFVGSFEVIYSFMGLEVRGVLSKRKGMVFKCVRDGVLSGEQWSVLVEEDGELKVVSRFKSRPGIEEVENVLYNLMAINSPITKSAKFLRDLVSNVTGKKNLPF; this comes from the exons ATGGCATCCAATTTTCTCAAACTTCATCTTCAAACCTCTAAAACCCAGATACCATTCTCTCCCACGCACCCAAACTATCATTCCCATCTCTCTTTCATCAACCCGAATGCCTCCTACAACCACAAGTTCCCCACTTTAACACTACATGCATCACTTATTTCCCCTTCTACACCTCCCTCATCCAGAGAAGAAGCCATTCTCCAAGCCAAAACATGCCTTTCCACCTGCTTGGAGAAGCCTCTCAACAATCCCAAGCTAGTAGGCAAGCTCAAGAAGCTAAAACAACCCAGGTTTCAAGTTGAAATTCCACTCATTGATGACTGTCCATCATCTCTAGCTCAACTAGCTCTAGACATCTTTAAAGATATGTCACTCAAAAGGAAAGGTTCTTTAGTTGAGATTTTAGTTCTTTGGCCTGATGTTCGTTTAAAAGAAGCTGGAATTCAAACTTTTGAATCATCCTCCTCGTTTAGCCATATTGAACATATTGACTTACCTTCAGTTagcaaaaataatagaattttgagTCCTTCAGATGTAGCTGTCTTTTTGGCCCCTGAGCCATCGCAGCTTGCTCTTATCAAAGCAATAGCTGACAGCTTGTATCCAAAGCCATTGGTGATTTTCAATCCTAAATGGGGTTCTGACGAAGACAATGGCTTTGGTGATTTGAAAGGATTTGTAGGATCTTTTGAAGTGATTTATTCATTTATGGGCTTAGAAGTCAGGGGTGTTTTGAgtaaaaggaaaggaatggtttTCAAGTGtgtgagagatggggttttgagtGGAGAGCAATGGTCGGTCCTCGTTGAAGAAGATGGTGAATTGAAGGTAGTTTCAAGGTTCAAATCAAGACCAGGCATTGAGGAAGTTGAGAATGTGTTGTATAATTTGATGGCTATTAATTCTCCCATTACAAAATCTGCCAAGTTCTTGAGGGATTTGGTCTCTAATGTTACAGGAAAAAA GAACCTTCCCTTTTGA